Genomic segment of Desulfobulbaceae bacterium:
TCAATAAACTAACGCCTGACGCCAAGAAATCACAACTCCGCTCCAATGCAGCAGAACTGGCGGGAATTGTCGGTAACTCGTTGCCCGTAATGCCCTCCTGGAAGCCTGGCGATACGATTCTTGATCGATACCTGGTTGAAGAGATCTTTAGCGGTGCAATGGGCAAGGTCTATATTGCCCAGCACCTGGGCTGGAAAATCCCTGTTGCCATCAAGGCGCCAAAGGCGATTGTCTTAGCCGATGAGGAAGGCGCCCAAAGAATCCTTAACGAGGCCAACAGTTGGGTGCGCATGGGTATGCACCCCAATGTGGCCACCTGCTATTATGTCCTGAACCTGGACAACGTCCCGCATCTATTTATTGAATATGTCGATGGTGGTAACCTGAAAGACTGGATTACCGCTGGCCGCTGCAAAGATCTGCGCACTGTGTTATCGCTTGCTATCCAATTCTGTCACGGCATGGAGTTTACACACGCCCAAGGCATTATCCACAGGGACATCAAGCCTCAGAACATCCTTCTCACCAAGAACGCTCTGATTAAAATTACTGACTTTGGAATTATTCAAACCAAATCGAGCCCAGAACATAGCAAAGCAAAACTCAAGGGCGCTTCAGACGCTCAAACCATTGGCTTCCGCGGCACGCCTGGTTACGCTTCACCAGAACAGTTTAAACACAGTCACCAGGTCGACAATCGAACGGATATATTTTCTTTTGGAATATGTTTATGGATGATGCTCTGCGGCAAAAAACCATACAAAAACAATCAGGTCGAAGAAAAACTTGACCCGACCTCCGGCCTGCGGAATGCTGATCCTTTACCTGAAGCGCTCCGACACGTACTTAAAAAAATTGTCAGTTTTGACGTAGAAAAACGCTATCAGGACTTCAAATCCCTGAGGCACGAACTCAACGAGATTTATACAGGTTTGTTCAAAGTCGGTTGTCCTTATATGGATCTGGACTTCACCGATTTACAGGCTGAAAACTATAACAACAGGGCTGTCTCTCTTCTGG
This window contains:
- a CDS encoding serine/threonine protein kinase, whose amino-acid sequence is MLTQLINKLTPDAKKSQLRSNAAELAGIVGNSLPVMPSWKPGDTILDRYLVEEIFSGAMGKVYIAQHLGWKIPVAIKAPKAIVLADEEGAQRILNEANSWVRMGMHPNVATCYYVLNLDNVPHLFIEYVDGGNLKDWITAGRCKDLRTVLSLAIQFCHGMEFTHAQGIIHRDIKPQNILLTKNALIKITDFGIIQTKSSPEHSKAKLKGASDAQTIGFRGTPGYASPEQFKHSHQVDNRTDIFSFGICLWMMLCGKKPYKNNQVEEKLDPTSGLRNADPLPEALRHVLKKIVSFDVEKRYQDFKSLRHELNEIYTGLFKVGCPYMDLDFTDLQAENYNNRAVSLL